Proteins from a genomic interval of Desulfobacterales bacterium:
- a CDS encoding NAD(P)H-hydrate dehydratase, producing the protein MILVTAAEMQEMDRQTIEVHAIPGLELMEAAGQGAALVLLTQFADQIEDGVSIICGKGNNGGDGFVIARELAAREVKVTVYLLAKTTAVKGDAATNLKRLEELKVPVIEVSDENSFLAHQSEIARSGLLVDAILGTGLTSDVRGFFRVVIDFINRTGLPVFAVDIPSGLNSDTGQPCGISTQTQATATFGLAKIGHYTYPGADYTGKLDIIDIGIPDAVVEAVAPQQHLLDAEQLSTYFQSRASDTHKGKTGHLLVVAGSTGKTGAAAMTAISAMRAGAGLVTLGVAESLNPVVEPQVLEVMTAPLPQSRPGILGDTAFKQIQTLIVGKSCMAIGPGIGQAPETRRLVEKIMRETNIPLVIDADGLNNIAGQTDLLKKLDAPAVLTPHPGEMARLIESTPAAVQQNRLACAREFAVKYGVHVVLKGAATVIAHPDGSAFINPTGNPGMASGGMGDVLTGVLAGFITQGLSPEAAAHAAVYLHGAAADTLANTKGPIGYLAGDVMYAIPAEIKKILG; encoded by the coding sequence ATGATTCTTGTCACCGCAGCTGAAATGCAGGAAATGGATCGTCAAACGATCGAAGTGCATGCGATCCCCGGTCTGGAGCTCATGGAAGCTGCCGGGCAAGGCGCCGCACTCGTTTTGCTTACCCAATTTGCCGATCAAATCGAAGATGGCGTCAGTATCATTTGCGGCAAAGGCAACAATGGCGGTGACGGGTTTGTTATCGCTAGGGAGCTGGCGGCAAGGGAAGTTAAGGTAACGGTTTATCTGCTGGCCAAGACCACTGCCGTCAAAGGTGATGCCGCAACCAATCTCAAACGTCTCGAAGAACTCAAAGTACCTGTTATCGAGGTGTCGGACGAAAATTCTTTTTTGGCACACCAATCCGAGATCGCCCGCTCAGGCTTGCTGGTGGACGCCATTCTGGGGACCGGGTTGACGTCTGATGTCAGAGGCTTTTTTAGGGTCGTTATTGATTTTATCAACCGCACTGGACTACCGGTATTTGCCGTTGATATTCCCTCGGGCCTAAATTCCGATACCGGCCAGCCCTGTGGGATATCCACCCAGACGCAGGCAACAGCCACTTTTGGGCTCGCCAAAATAGGTCATTATACCTATCCAGGTGCCGATTACACCGGAAAGCTCGATATCATCGATATTGGCATACCAGATGCAGTTGTCGAGGCTGTTGCGCCACAGCAGCACCTGCTAGACGCTGAACAACTCAGCACCTATTTTCAGTCGCGCGCGTCAGATACGCACAAGGGCAAGACCGGCCATCTGCTGGTGGTTGCCGGTTCAACCGGAAAAACCGGCGCGGCCGCGATGACCGCCATCTCGGCTATGCGAGCCGGTGCCGGCTTGGTTACGCTGGGAGTGGCCGAAAGCCTCAACCCGGTTGTTGAGCCTCAGGTGTTGGAAGTCATGACAGCCCCCTTACCCCAAAGCCGGCCCGGTATCCTTGGTGACACGGCCTTTAAACAAATCCAGACATTGATCGTCGGCAAATCGTGTATGGCTATCGGGCCGGGTATCGGTCAGGCACCTGAAACCCGAAGACTGGTTGAAAAAATCATGCGTGAAACCAACATTCCATTGGTCATCGATGCCGATGGACTCAACAATATTGCCGGGCAAACCGATTTGTTGAAAAAACTTGACGCACCGGCCGTACTAACCCCCCATCCTGGAGAAATGGCCCGATTGATTGAAAGCACGCCTGCTGCAGTTCAACAGAACCGTCTGGCGTGCGCTCGGGAATTTGCCGTCAAATACGGAGTGCATGTGGTGTTGAAGGGAGCGGCAACTGTCATTGCCCATCCTGATGGTTCTGCGTTTATCAATCCAACCGGCAACCCCGGCATGGCCTCTGGCGGAATGGGTGATGTACTGACAGGGGTTCTGGCCGGATTCATCACCCAGGGTCTTTCTCCGGAAGCAGCTGCCCATGCGGCCGTTTATCTTCACGGGGCCGCAGCCGACACCCTCGCAAATACCAAGGGCCCCATCGGCTATTTGGCCGGTGACGTCATGTATGCCATTCCTGCGGAGATCAAAAAGATACTGGGCTAA
- a CDS encoding OmpA family protein has product MSKKFMFFALSLSILLVFSCVSKNKYVELENQANTTRERLEQENKSLSNQVAQLERELDKERTTVEVQKKEISELDQTRQEIENNLKSQIASKDVRIQEIEGKLMVTFVDKILFDSGSVKIKPEGQEVILRLAESFKDKADQMIVVQGHTDDVKIGGALLAKFPTNWELSAARATAVVRFLQEQGGIEPERLTASGFSYYKPVASNEDEEGRKQNRRIEIMLIPVR; this is encoded by the coding sequence ATGTCCAAAAAATTCATGTTTTTCGCATTGAGTTTGAGTATTTTGCTGGTGTTCTCCTGTGTTTCTAAAAATAAATACGTCGAACTTGAAAACCAGGCAAATACCACGCGTGAAAGATTGGAACAAGAAAACAAAAGCCTGTCAAATCAGGTTGCGCAGTTGGAACGGGAGTTGGATAAGGAAAGAACAACGGTTGAGGTTCAAAAAAAAGAAATCTCAGAATTGGATCAAACGCGACAGGAAATTGAAAATAATCTAAAATCACAGATTGCCAGCAAAGACGTCCGCATACAGGAAATCGAAGGTAAATTAATGGTGACTTTTGTCGATAAAATTTTGTTCGATTCAGGCAGTGTCAAAATCAAACCCGAAGGACAGGAAGTCATATTAAGATTGGCCGAATCGTTTAAGGATAAGGCCGACCAGATGATTGTCGTGCAGGGCCACACCGATGACGTCAAAATCGGCGGAGCGCTGCTCGCGAAATTTCCCACCAACTGGGAATTGTCGGCCGCCAGAGCGACAGCGGTTGTGCGTTTTTTACAGGAGCAGGGCGGAATCGAACCCGAAAGGCTCACCGCCAGCGGTTTCAGCTATTACAAACCGGTGGCCTCGAACGAGGATGAAGAGGGGCGCAAACAAAATCGCCGCATTGAAATTATGCTCATTCCGGTGCGCTAA
- a CDS encoding aspartate kinase, producing the protein MALIVQKYGGTSVADLERIQNVATRVAKTYDQGNSVVVILSAMAGITDNLIGMASDISQVPDKRELDVLLATGEQTTSALLAMTLKSMNYPAQSLLGHQAEVLTDQCHGNARILDIRAERIQELLDDRHIVVVAGFQGCDPNGNITTLGRGGSDTSAVAIAAALKADVCEIYTDVDGVYTADPNICPQARKLDAISYDEMLNMASLGAKVLQIRSVGFAKKYNIPVHVRSSFSEEEGTMVVDENSGMERLVVSGVTHDKNQARITLKKVPDIPGIAAKIFTPVADAGIVVDMIIQNTRAGGQTDLTFTVPRPDFKQAMEMQTQIAKDIKAEDVFGDEKIAKVSVIGVGMKDHSGVASKMFNALAKENINIMMISTSEIRISCIIEEKYTELAVRVLHTAFELDKNGQS; encoded by the coding sequence ATGGCTTTAATTGTTCAAAAGTATGGCGGCACTTCGGTTGCGGACCTGGAACGGATCCAAAATGTGGCCACCCGGGTTGCCAAAACCTATGACCAAGGCAATTCGGTGGTCGTTATCCTTTCAGCTATGGCCGGTATTACCGACAACCTGATTGGTATGGCCAGTGACATTTCCCAAGTACCGGACAAAAGGGAGCTGGATGTGTTGCTGGCCACCGGCGAACAGACCACTTCTGCCCTGCTGGCCATGACGCTCAAATCGATGAATTATCCGGCCCAGTCGTTACTGGGGCATCAGGCCGAAGTCCTGACCGACCAATGCCACGGTAATGCCCGCATTCTTGATATTCGGGCCGAACGTATTCAGGAGCTGCTGGATGACCGTCATATTGTTGTGGTGGCCGGGTTTCAGGGATGCGATCCCAATGGCAACATCACAACCCTGGGGCGCGGCGGGTCAGACACATCCGCTGTGGCCATTGCTGCGGCGCTTAAAGCCGATGTTTGTGAAATCTATACCGACGTGGATGGTGTCTACACAGCCGATCCCAACATTTGCCCGCAAGCCCGCAAGCTGGATGCCATTTCCTATGATGAAATGCTGAACATGGCCAGCCTGGGAGCTAAGGTCTTGCAAATCCGCTCCGTGGGTTTTGCCAAAAAATACAACATCCCGGTGCACGTCAGATCATCGTTCAGCGAGGAGGAGGGAACCATGGTAGTCGATGAAAATTCCGGAATGGAGCGCCTGGTCGTATCCGGCGTCACCCATGATAAAAATCAAGCCCGCATCACTTTAAAAAAAGTCCCAGACATACCAGGAATCGCCGCCAAGATTTTCACCCCGGTGGCTGATGCCGGTATCGTTGTGGATATGATCATTCAAAATACCCGCGCAGGGGGACAAACCGATTTGACGTTCACCGTTCCGCGTCCTGATTTTAAGCAAGCCATGGAAATGCAGACCCAAATTGCCAAAGACATTAAGGCTGAAGATGTATTTGGCGATGAAAAGATTGCCAAGGTCTCCGTTATTGGCGTCGGTATGAAAGATCACTCGGGGGTTGCTTCCAAAATGTTCAATGCCCTGGCCAAAGAAAACATCAACATTATGATGATCAGCACTTCTGAAATCAGAATTTCCTGTATCATTGAAGAAAAATACACCGAACTGGCCGTACGCGTGCTGCACACAGCTTTTGAATTGGATAAAAACGGCCAGTCATAA
- the pyrF gene encoding orotidine-5'-phosphate decarboxylase — protein MKQAKDRIIFPLDVASIAEAKSFIELLAGSVGLFKVGLELFIQAGPEIIGFIHSQTQARVFLDLKLHDIPATVERAMARIADLGVAFATVHVGESQRMLAAAVKGSGGQVRVLGVTVLTSVSTEDLKSAGYRPEYYSDMQQTVMEKAAIAHAAGCAGVICSGLEVSYIKDKIGHAFLAVTPGIRPAWTVTAEEDQRRITTPADAISAGADYLVIGRPIRDAKDPVEAAKRIAEEIEGAF, from the coding sequence ATGAAACAAGCTAAAGACCGGATAATATTTCCCCTGGATGTGGCCTCAATTGCAGAAGCCAAGAGCTTTATTGAGCTATTGGCCGGAAGCGTGGGTCTGTTCAAGGTGGGGCTGGAATTATTTATTCAGGCCGGCCCGGAAATTATCGGTTTCATCCATTCACAAACTCAAGCCCGGGTATTTCTGGATTTAAAATTGCATGATATACCGGCCACAGTCGAACGGGCCATGGCGCGGATCGCAGATTTGGGCGTTGCCTTTGCCACGGTCCACGTGGGCGAAAGCCAGCGGATGCTGGCCGCAGCAGTCAAGGGCAGTGGCGGGCAGGTGAGGGTATTGGGAGTTACCGTTTTGACCAGCGTGTCAACCGAGGATTTGAAATCAGCTGGCTATCGTCCGGAATATTACAGCGATATGCAACAGACAGTCATGGAAAAGGCGGCTATCGCCCATGCCGCCGGTTGTGCCGGCGTCATCTGCTCGGGTCTTGAAGTCAGTTACATCAAAGATAAAATAGGTCATGCGTTCTTAGCGGTGACACCGGGAATTCGTCCGGCCTGGACCGTGACAGCCGAAGAGGATCAACGCCGGATTACCACGCCGGCTGATGCCATCAGCGCCGGAGCGGACTATCTGGTCATTGGCAGACCGATTCGGGATGCAAAGGACCCTGTAGAAGCAGCGAAACGCATTGCCGAGGAGATTGAGGGCGCTTTTTAG
- the tsaE gene encoding tRNA (adenosine(37)-N6)-threonylcarbamoyltransferase complex ATPase subunit type 1 TsaE, with protein MTEQHIQISTRSAADTQHLGRTLGALIQQPVTIGLSGDLGSGKTALVQGLARGLDVSDQYYITSPTFTLINEYPGRFPLYHVDLYRIDDPFELEDIGLDEVLRADAVIAIEWAEKLSKGTLLNYLQLQFKIISEMTRRIDLFAYGHPAANLLKALEF; from the coding sequence ATGACTGAACAACATATTCAGATATCTACCCGTTCTGCAGCAGACACACAACATCTGGGGCGAACTCTGGGCGCACTGATTCAGCAACCGGTCACCATTGGCTTAAGCGGTGATCTGGGTAGCGGAAAAACCGCCTTGGTGCAGGGACTGGCCAGAGGTCTTGATGTTTCTGACCAGTACTATATTACCAGCCCGACATTCACATTGATCAATGAATACCCCGGTCGTTTTCCGCTGTATCACGTGGATTTATACCGCATTGACGACCCTTTTGAACTGGAGGATATTGGTTTGGACGAAGTTCTGCGGGCAGATGCGGTCATCGCCATCGAATGGGCCGAAAAGCTATCGAAAGGTACGCTGCTGAACTATCTACAGCTACAGTTTAAAATCATAAGCGAGATGACCCGCCGCATTGATCTATTTGCATATGGACATCCGGCTGCTAATTTGCTAAAAGCTCTGGAATTCTAG
- the rfbB gene encoding dTDP-glucose 4,6-dehydratase — protein MQNILVTGGCGFIGTNFIYYMLSHPEFNGRIINVDKLTYAGNLDNLAAAQKQFSNRYVFVQADICDQQALKTVFERYAVDAICNFAAESHVDRSIVAPDAFIKTNIEGTFCLLELARHHQHQLKLFHHVSTDEVYGSLGLEGHFTEQTPYRPNSPYSASKASSDHLVRAYFKTFGLPVTISNCSNNYGPYQFPEKMIPLMIINALEGKPLPVYGQGQNVRDWLYVTDHCQAIWKIMQAGTRGEMYNIGGRCEMANIDLVERICDLLDELVPRPDAFPRRDLITFVEDRPGHDLRYAIDFSKLTDELGWLPAETFDSGIRKTIQWYLDHQSWVDQIKSGTYYQRWMKQQYGKG, from the coding sequence TCCAGAATTCAATGGTCGCATTATCAATGTCGATAAACTGACCTATGCCGGCAATCTGGATAATCTGGCGGCTGCCCAAAAACAATTTTCAAATCGCTATGTATTTGTGCAGGCCGATATTTGTGATCAGCAGGCGCTAAAGACCGTATTTGAACGCTATGCGGTGGATGCCATCTGTAATTTTGCTGCTGAATCGCATGTCGACCGCTCGATTGTAGCGCCGGATGCCTTCATCAAAACCAATATTGAAGGTACGTTTTGTCTGCTGGAATTGGCCCGTCACCATCAACACCAGCTGAAACTGTTCCACCATGTCAGCACCGACGAGGTCTATGGCTCACTGGGCCTGGAAGGTCATTTTACCGAACAAACCCCTTATCGGCCCAACAGCCCTTATTCAGCTTCCAAAGCCTCTTCCGATCATCTCGTCAGAGCGTACTTTAAAACCTTTGGCCTGCCAGTGACGATTTCCAATTGCTCCAATAATTACGGGCCTTACCAGTTTCCCGAAAAAATGATTCCGCTGATGATCATCAATGCACTGGAGGGCAAGCCGCTACCGGTTTACGGCCAAGGGCAAAATGTAAGGGACTGGCTATACGTTACGGATCACTGCCAGGCCATTTGGAAGATTATGCAGGCCGGCACCCGGGGGGAGATGTACAATATCGGGGGACGCTGCGAAATGGCCAACATCGATTTGGTGGAGCGTATCTGCGATCTACTCGATGAGCTCGTCCCGCGACCTGATGCATTTCCGCGGCGCGATCTGATTACCTTTGTCGAAGACCGACCCGGTCATGATCTGCGATACGCCATCGATTTCAGCAAGTTGACAGATGAACTGGGCTGGCTGCCGGCGGAAACCTTTGATAGCGGTATCCGAAAAACCATTCAATGGTATTTGGATCATCAGTCTTGGGTGGATCAGATCAAGAGCGGCACTTACTATCAGCGCTGGATGAAGCAGCAATATGGGAAAGGGTAA